The Geitlerinema sp. PCC 9228 genome segment ATCCCCTTCAATAAATTCTACCCGCAACCGGCGCGCCAGTAGCTGACCGACGGAGGTTTTGCCGACCCCCGAAACCCCCATCACCACAAAAATTGGAGCAGTTACCACCATATCCCACTTCCATTTAACTAAAAAAAGCGAGGAGACGCTGTTGCTAGCATCCTCCCCGCTTTCGTCGGTGCTTGCTTTTTGAATACCCCCAAGGGGACTCGAACCCCTGTTACCTCCGTGAAAGGGAGGTGTCCTAGGCCTCTAGACGATGGGGGCGCGCCCTGGGCTTTCCTTAACCCCGTTCATTTCGCACATTTTTTAGAGTAACAACTTTTACCAGGGCTGTCAACACCTAAACCGCAAATTGGGAAAAATTTTTTCCGTAGTTTTCTAGAAGGTCGATACAACGGGCGATCGCGCCTAGGTGGGCAATTTCAAATCCGTGGGTATTTTGGGTGGGAAAGCCCAAACAAGCCCCTTTGGGAAGGTGGCCGAACTTCATAGCAATAGAGGCATCGCTGCCAAATCCATCAATGGCTGCCAGTTGCAGGGGAATTTCTGCCATGGCGGCCGCTTCTCGCAAGCTGGCGTTCAAACCTTCATCATACAACCCATAACCATCCTGAGATAGCAACACCGGCACATCGCCATCTTCTATAGGATATTCCGGTGCCAACGGGCAAATTTCCAAGGCGATCGCGGCATTGACGTGGTTTTGCCGGGTAAAATACAAAGCTCCCATTGCCCCCACTTCTTCCTTGGCAGAAGCCACCAAATACAAATCCACCGCCGGTTGCTGCAATCGCTGTGCCAAAGCCAACAAAATCGCCACCGAAGCCTTATTATCCAACGTATAGCTCGCCATATAGTCCTGCAAGCGAAACGGTTGCTTGCGATGCTTACCCACCACCATGCGAGTTCCCGGGCGAACGCCGGCAGCTTCCAGTTCGGCTGAGGTCCGTTTGGTTTCCACCCACACCTGCTCCCACTTCAGGGGTCGGTCGTTTTGTTGGGCTTTTTGGGGCGACTCGTGGGAAACGTGGCGGGAACCAAAACTGAGAATTCCTGAAACCATCTCGCGATCGCCGAGCAAATCCACCACTCCTTCTCCATAAACCCAGGGAAACGAACCGCCCAACTTGCGAATTTCCACCCGACCATCCTCGCCAACACGCTTGACAATGGCACCAATTTCATCTTTGTGGGCAGTAATTGCCAAACAGCGGGTGCGATCGCGACCGGGAATTTGCGCCACCACATTGCCAGCCTCGTCTTGCCAAACCGCCACCCCCAATTCCTCAAAGCGAGCAAGCAACCAACGGTCCATTTCCGATTCTTGACCGCTGGGGGAGTGGCAAGATACCAACTGCGAAATTGTGGTAAATAATTCCTGAAAATCGCTAGAACTCATGCTGAATACTCTAGAACATTTTGCAGGCCAAGCGAGAGCCGCTGCTGTTTTCTTCACCATAGCAGGTAGCCCCCACTCATGGGCACCAGTTGCTATCCCAGCCATGTTTTTTGTTTTTGCAAGGAATGCCCCAGCCAGTTCCCCTGACTGCCAGCAACTCCCATCCCAAGTTGTTGACACTCTCACGAATAGAATTCGTGAGATTCTCGCTTCATCGGGTGTGCCTAGATGGATTAGCTATGCTAACCCATCCCCGGCGACATTGCCCTCGACGAGCATTTTTCCGCCCTGCCCGGACGTACTTGCGACACCTCGATTCA includes the following:
- a CDS encoding peptidase M42, with amino-acid sequence MSSSDFQELFTTISQLVSCHSPSGQESEMDRWLLARFEELGVAVWQDEAGNVVAQIPGRDRTRCLAITAHKDEIGAIVKRVGEDGRVEIRKLGGSFPWVYGEGVVDLLGDREMVSGILSFGSRHVSHESPQKAQQNDRPLKWEQVWVETKRTSAELEAAGVRPGTRMVVGKHRKQPFRLQDYMASYTLDNKASVAILLALAQRLQQPAVDLYLVASAKEEVGAMGALYFTRQNHVNAAIALEICPLAPEYPIEDGDVPVLLSQDGYGLYDEGLNASLREAAAMAEIPLQLAAIDGFGSDASIAMKFGHLPKGACLGFPTQNTHGFEIAHLGAIARCIDLLENYGKNFSQFAV